A stretch of Lutra lutra chromosome 9, mLutLut1.2, whole genome shotgun sequence DNA encodes these proteins:
- the ZHX3 gene encoding zinc fingers and homeoboxes protein 3, whose translation MASKRKSTTPCMIPVKTMVLQDASAEAQPAEALPEGPQQELPPEAPASSSEAAPTPSSTDGPALANGHRGTLDGYSYSCKYCDFRSQDITQFVGHMNSEHPDFNKDPTFVCTECSFLAKTPEGLSLHNAKCHSGEASFVWNVAKPDNHVVVEQSVPESTCAPDTPSEPNAEGTDGQAEIIITKTPIMKIMKGKAEAKKIHTLKENMPSQPVGDTALPNPPSGETEAKEGDHPFVNGAVPVSQPAASSAKGPHAANGPLLGAVPVLPAGIAQFLPLQQPPPVHAQHHGHQPLPTSKSLPKVMIPLSSIPTYNAAMDSNSFLKNSFHKFPYPTKAELCYLTVVTKYPEEQLKIWFTAQRLKQGISWSPEEIEDARKKMFNTVIQSVPQPTITVLNTPLVANAGGVQHLIQAALPGHVVGQPEGTAGGLLVTQPLMANGLQAPGSSLPPAVTSVPKQPPAAPINTVCSNTASAVKVVNAAQSLLTACPSITSQAFLDASIYKNKKSHEQLSALKGSFCRNQFPGQSEVEHLTKVTGLSTREVRKWFSDRRYHCRNLKGSRAVLPGDPGAVVIDPGPEAPCSPAVAKAPEVPCVPPAATLAAPPSARRQAWHQTPDFTPTKYKERAPEQLRALESSFAQNPLPPDEELDRLRTETKMTRREIDSWFSERRKRVSAEDPRRADEGPGPDEEAVAAAEDEAGEGELVGDLRVPGEDGSLEGLGSHALAERKVSPIKINLKNLRVTEANGRSELPGPGACEPEEEGPGKPAEQPPGKASCKKTAPQRHLLRRLFVQTRWPSTQDYDAITAQTGLPRPEVVRWFGDSRYALKNGQLKWYEDYKRGNFPPGLLVIAPGNRELLQDYYGTHKTLREEDLQSLCDQTQMSSQQVKQWFAEKMGEDTRAVADTGGEDQGAREPAAVHKGTGDAYAEVSENSESWEPGAPEASLEPFDTRSPQAGLQLETD comes from the exons ATGGCTAGCAAGAGGAAGTCCACCACCCCGTGCATGATCCCTGTGAAGACCATGGTGCTACAGGACGCCAGTGCGGAGGCCCAGCCCGCCGAGGCTTTACCAGAAGGACCCCAGCAGGAGCTGCCCCCCGAAGCGCCTGCCAGCAGCAGCGAGGCTGCCCCGACACCCAGCAGTACTGATGGCCCCGCCCTGGCCAACGGGCACCGGGGCACGTTGGACGGCTATTCGTATTCCTGCAAATACTGTGATTTCAGATCCCAGGACATAACTCAGTTTGTGGGACATATGAACTCAGAGCACCCAGACTTTAATAAGGATCCAACTTTTGTATGCACTGAATGCAGTTTTCTGGCAAAAACTCCTGAGGGCCTTTCTCTGCACAATGCCAAGTGTCACTCGGGAGAAGCCAGCTTTGTATGGAATGTGGCCAAGCCAGACAATCATGTGGTCGTGGAGCAGAGCGTCCCCGAGAGCACCTGTGCTCCCGACACACCGAGTGAGCCCAATGCTGAAGGGACTGACGGACAGGCCGAAATCATCATTACCAAAACTCCAATCATGAAGATAATGAAAGGCAAAGCTGAAGCCAAAAAAATTCATACGCTCAAGGAGAACATGCCCAGTCAGCCTGTGGGTGACACGGCCTTACCAAACCCACCATCTGGGGAGACCGAGGCGAAGGAGGGGGACCACCCCTTTGTCAATGGGGCGGTCCCGGTCAGTCAGCCGGCCGCCAGCTCGGCCAAAGGGCCACACGCAGCCAACGGGCCCCTGCTGGGAGCGGTGCCGGTCCTGCCGGCCGGCATAGCGCAGTTCCTCCCCCTGCAGCAGCCGCCCCCCGTGCACGCCCAGCACCATGGGCACCAGCCGCTGCCCACGTCCAAGTCCCTCCCCAAGGTGATGATCCCCCTGAGCAGCATCCCCACCTACAATGCGGCCATGGACTCCAACAGCTTTCTGAAGAACTCGTTCCATAAGTTCCCCTACCCAACCAAAGCGGAGCTCTGCTATCTGACCGTGGTCACCAAGTACCCGGAAGAGCAGCTCAAGATCTGGTTCACAGCCCAGAGGCTGAAGCAGGGCATCAGCTGGTCCCCCGAGGAGATTGAGGATGCCCGGAAGAAGATGTTCAACACGGTCATTCAGTCCGTTCCCCAGCCCACGATCACCGTCCTCAACACGCCCCTGGTGGCCAATGCCGGCGGCGTCCAGCACCTCATCCAGGCCGCCCTCCCGGGTCACGTGGTGGGGCAGCCGGAGGGCACGGCGGGCGGCTTGCTGGTCACGCAGCCGCTGATGGCCAATGGGCTGCAGGCGCCCGGCTCGTCCCTGCCGCCCGCCGTCACGTCGGTGCCCAAGCAGCCCCCCGCGGCGCCCATTAACACGGTGTGCTCCAACACGGCGTCGGCGGTGAAGGTGGTCAACGCGGCCCAGTCGCTGCTCACGGCGTGCCCCAGCATCACCTCGCAAGCCTTCCTGGACGCCAGCATCTACAAGAACAAGAAGTCTCACGAGCAGCTGTCCGCCCTGAAGGGAAGTTTCTGTCGGAACCAGTTCCCAGGGCAGAGCGAGGTGGAGCACCTGACCAAGGTGACCGGCCTCAGCACCAGGGAGGTGCGCAAGTGGTTCAGCGACCGCAGGTACCACTGCCGGAACCTGAAGGGCTCCAGGGCCGTGCTGCCCGGCGACCCTGGTGCCGTCGTCATTGACCCCGGGCCCGAGGCGCCCTGCTCTCCGGCGGTGGCCAAGGCCCCCGAGGTGCCCTGCGTCCCGCCAGCCGCCACCCTGGCAGCCCCCCCTTCCGCCAGACGCCAGGCCTGGCACCAGACCCCCGATTTCACCCCAACCAAGTACAAGGAGCGAGCCCCAGAGCAGCTCAGAGCCCTGGAGAGCAGTTTTGCACAAAACCCCCTTCCTCCCGACGAGGAGCTGGACCGCCTGAGGACTGAAACCAAGATGACCCGGAGAGAGATCGACAGCTGGTTCTCGGAGAGGCGGAAGAGAGTGAGTGCCGAGGACCCCAGGAGGGCCGACGAGGGCCCCGGCCCGGATGAGGAGGCCGTGGCGGCTGCCGAGGACGAGGCGGGAGAAGGGGAGCTGGTGGGGGACCTGAGGGTCCCCGGCGAAGACGGCTCCCTGGAAGGGCTCGGCAGCCACGCCCTGGCAGAGCGCAAGGTCAGCCCCATCAAAATCAACCTCAAGAACCTGCGGGTCACCGAGGCCAACGGCAGGAGCGAGCTCCCGGGGCCGGGCGCCTGCGAGCCCGAAGAGGAGGGGCCCGGCAAGCCTGCGGAGCAGCCCCCAGGCAAGGCAAGCTGCAAGAAGACGGCCCCGCAGCGGCACCTGCTGCGCCGGCTCTTCGTGCAGACACGGTGGCCCAGCACCCAGGACTATGACGCCATCACGGCCCAGACCGGCCTGCCGCGGCCCGAGGTGGTGCGCTGGTTCGGGGACAGCAGGTACGCCCTGAAGAACGGCCAGCTCAAGTGGTACGAAGACTATAAGCGGGGCAACTTCCCTCCGGGGCTGCTGGTCATCGCCCCTGGCAACCGGGAGCTGCTGCAGGACTACTACGGGACGCACAAGACGCTGCGGGAGGAGGACCTGCAGAGCCTCTGCGACCAGACCCAGATGAGCTCCCAGCAGGTCAAGCAGTGGTTTGCGGAGAAGATGGGCGAGGACACCCGGGCTGTGGCGGACACGGGCGGCGAGGACCAGGGCGCCCGTGAGCCTGCAGCCGTGCACAAAGGGACTGGGGACGCCTATGCAGAGGTGTCGGAAAACAGTGAGTCGTGGGAGCCCGGCGCCCCTGAGGCCAGCTTGGAGCCCTTTGACACCCGGAGTCCCCAGGCTGGACTTCAGCTGG AAACAGACTGA